A window of Nocardiopsis sp. Huas11 genomic DNA:
GTGGTGAACGGGAAACAACGCCCGTCCGCTGCCCTGGTCACCGCGCTAGACAACCTCCTCGGCACTGAGGGCGGGCTAGTCGAGCTCCACACCGCCATGGACGAAGACGACCGCTCTCGTGTGGCGGCTGTTGTCGGCGGCGACAGGTACAAGGCAGACGCTTCGACAGTGCGCGCGCTCAGCGATGTTCTCGCCGCTCAGAGGCGTCTAGACGACACGCTAGGGCCTGCGGCGATGCTTGCGCCGACGCTCGTACAGATGGACACGGTCGTGTCCCTAGCGCGCGACTCAGACGCTCGCTCTATGCCGGCCGATGTGCGGGACGGGCTAAAGCTGGTCGCCGCTGAGTGGGTCCAGTTCGCGGGCTGGCTGCGAGCGGAAGCCAGGGACGACGCCGACGCCGTCCGTCTGCTGACCGAGGCTGAGGACTACGCCGACGAGATCAACGACGGACCATTGGCCGCTCAGGCGGCGAACTTCAAGGGCTACTTGTCACGGCAACGACAGAACGCCCGAGGTGTGGTGCGCTGGTTCTTGACCGCGTACAACACCCCGGGCGCTCATCCCGCGCAACGTCTCGGGGATGCTGCGCAGGCGGCGCAAGGGCTGGCGATGCTCGGGGAGCGGGATAGCGCGCGGCGACTCCTGGACGAAGCGACGGCTCTTAGCCACCGCGCGGAGATCGAGACACCGCCTGGTACCGCTTACTGGCTCGTGCCGTCCTTCCACGGGCTGAACATCGGTCTTGCGTACCTCGCGTTGGGCGACACCACACAAGCCGCGGCTAGTATCCGCGACGCCCTAGCGAACCTGCCCGAGGATCAGCAGGGCGCGGAGTGGACACACGAGTACCGCGCTGCTCTGGCTCAGGCCGAAGGCGAGAGCTAGTCCTCTTCGAGGATTTCCGCCCTCAGGTCTTTGGCGCACTTCATGTGGGCGTAGACGAGGGGAAGAATTACCGATTCCCTCCCCTTCATTTCTTTCTTACAGAAGCCGCACCGCTGAGTCATGGACGCGGTGAAGACCTTCCCCTCTGCCCGCCATACCTCAGGCGGGACGGTCACCGCATACACGGCCGCGAGTTGCTTGTCCGGGTACTGGCTGGCAGCCGAAGTGACCTCGTCCCGCCACAGGAAGTTATGCCGCTTGACGCCCTTCACTTAGCCGTCTCCATATCGCGGGTAACGATGACGGCGTCTATGTCCTCCTCGTAGCGGTACTTCACCGGCGTGTCGGGGAACAGATCACCCAGAACCCTGATGGCGGTCTTGAGTTCCCGGGTGGTGAGGATAGAGGCATAGCGCGTGTCATTCATGGTTCGTCTCCCTGGGTTTCAAGAATCACCGTGTGGCAACACCCAAAACGCTAGGCAGCCGACGAAGGCCGGACAAGTTACTATCCGGTAGGGCGTGCTCTACGGCGCTCGTGTTTTCGCAGGTCAGAGACTTGGGTCTCGGTTGGGTAACAACGTATCTTCGCAGGTCAGGGCCTCGCGATTCACAGTGTGGCCCACGTCACATTTGAGTGTGGTACTATCCCGCGCCCCGCGCACGAAGAAGCCATAGAGAAGCCCCACACCGGGTCACTCACGCTGGTGTGGGGCTCTCTCCACGCCTGGTGACTACCGAGCCTGGTACGTCCCATCTTCGAGTGCTTCGACCTTCCCGTGGTCGTTCACCAGTCGCTTAAGCGTGTTGTGTGTGGTGTTCTTATCTGTGCCGTGAGTGTTCTCCATGTGGCTCTTTATTTCGTCCCTGGTCATGGGACCATTCATTTGGAGAGACTGGAGAATGTTTATTGACGTCGGGCCAAGCCCCTTGCCCTTTGTCTTGGCGGCGCGACTTCCCGGGGGTTGCTTGTAGAACTCGGCGCTCTTGCCGTTGTTCTCAAGGTCGTTCATCTCCAGGTACGCGGCAATGTCCCCGATGTT
This region includes:
- a CDS encoding helix-turn-helix transcriptional regulator; the protein is MSDLSARVRAALRERGMSISAAARAMNFDKGYVSRVVNGKQRPSAALVTALDNLLGTEGGLVELHTAMDEDDRSRVAAVVGGDRYKADASTVRALSDVLAAQRRLDDTLGPAAMLAPTLVQMDTVVSLARDSDARSMPADVRDGLKLVAAEWVQFAGWLRAEARDDADAVRLLTEAEDYADEINDGPLAAQAANFKGYLSRQRQNARGVVRWFLTAYNTPGAHPAQRLGDAAQAAQGLAMLGERDSARRLLDEATALSHRAEIETPPGTAYWLVPSFHGLNIGLAYLALGDTTQAAASIRDALANLPEDQQGAEWTHEYRAALAQAEGES